A genomic stretch from Thermonema lapsum includes:
- a CDS encoding SDR family oxidoreductase, whose amino-acid sequence MKKIAVFGATGMLGKPVTEELIAAGFEVYVCARDLKKAEKLFGSKAKYVLCDLRDKNAVNNALKGMDAVYCNLSVSPTEKENDFHPEKEGLQFILQAAKNHNIQRLGYISSIIAKEYNKNDWWVMRLKKEAIQAIKNSGISYCIFYPSSYMENLNNGFIQGNKVNIVGKPLYKNWWIAGRDYGKQVARSFQVLDPASSRDYVVQGPEALFPEEAVDIFIQHYKKQNLKKAKAPIGLLKFIGLFNPQLAYISKILDIINTTPEPFMAQQTWDELGKPEITIKAYAESLNE is encoded by the coding sequence ATGAAAAAAATAGCTGTCTTCGGTGCCACCGGAATGCTTGGAAAGCCTGTAACAGAAGAGTTAATAGCTGCAGGCTTCGAAGTATATGTATGTGCCAGAGATTTGAAAAAGGCAGAAAAGCTATTTGGCTCCAAAGCGAAATATGTGTTGTGCGACCTTAGGGATAAAAATGCTGTAAACAATGCCCTTAAGGGGATGGATGCCGTGTATTGTAATCTTTCTGTTAGTCCAACAGAAAAAGAAAACGATTTTCATCCGGAAAAGGAAGGTTTGCAGTTTATCCTACAAGCTGCAAAAAATCACAACATACAACGCTTAGGATATATATCATCCATCATTGCCAAAGAATATAATAAGAACGATTGGTGGGTGATGCGCCTGAAAAAAGAAGCGATACAAGCCATCAAAAACTCTGGCATTTCTTATTGCATCTTCTACCCTTCGAGCTACATGGAAAATCTGAACAACGGATTTATTCAAGGTAATAAGGTAAACATTGTGGGGAAGCCGCTTTACAAAAACTGGTGGATTGCGGGCAGAGATTACGGCAAACAAGTAGCCCGTAGTTTTCAGGTTTTAGATCCGGCAAGTTCCAGAGATTATGTGGTACAAGGACCAGAAGCGCTCTTTCCCGAAGAAGCGGTGGATATTTTCATTCAACACTACAAGAAACAAAATCTAAAAAAAGCCAAAGCTCCAATAGGACTTCTTAAGTTCATCGGTTTGTTTAATCCCCAATTGGCTTACATTTCAAAAATTCTCGACATCATCAACACCACACCCGAGCCTTTTATGGCACAGCAAACATGGGATGAATTAGGCAAACCGGAAATTACCATAAAAGCCTATGCAGAAAGTCTGAATGAATAA
- a CDS encoding winged helix-turn-helix transcriptional regulator — protein sequence MSSKSQLEQVKKCSETFVLAVNDTMNVINGKWKLPIIGSLLYGKKRFKELEREIPKITPRMLSKELKDLELNGIVKRTVYDTKPENFLSGWKGASSSHEPIAIGMDSVSIMYVLQDMLAPCEVLF from the coding sequence ATGAGCAGTAAATCACAATTAGAACAAGTAAAAAAATGTTCAGAAACTTTTGTTTTAGCTGTTAATGATACGATGAACGTCATTAATGGGAAATGGAAATTGCCCATTATTGGCTCCTTGCTTTATGGCAAAAAGCGTTTCAAAGAACTGGAACGGGAAATTCCTAAAATCACTCCCCGTATGCTTTCCAAAGAACTAAAAGATTTAGAATTGAACGGTATTGTAAAACGCACGGTTTATGATACCAAGCCTGAAAATTTTTTATCGGGCTGGAAAGGGGCAAGCTCTTCCCACGAACCGATAGCTATCGGGATGGATAGCGTATCAATTATGTACGTTTTGCAGGATATGCTTGCCCCCTGTGAGGTTCTTTTTTAG
- the omp85 gene encoding Omp85 family outer membrane protein produces MKKFTLIISIALISTCASGQNVDSVTTKKELPFFIDDSKRIPEFELEDKKEGTFVTGLPRFEFDPIRGFGVGGNVNLFMNKTKDDPFFEYTAYRHRINAEFFIFQNGRIRYALNYDAPYIFNSKWRIRADVVRWEDPNAQYWGIGRSSLNPLRFRDKRTGITRTFKKVADYEENLALAELGSDGNYYTDFHFNHMQQREQLYNVAGERVMMGGKLRLLFGYEALFTSFTSYNGLKAEEAYTLDGVKVEAINNPTLVDLQRADGTWDRFNLSGFTNGDNYMFTSMLAGALMYDTRDFEPDPSKGIFLEYSHEYTAPWLGSQFDFNKLMVQGQFIHTLKRWNNNKGRLTFAGLAAMGYIFGKNINFIEMWDLSSQAEAGGILVLGGGRSIRGFREARFVAPTVALVNLEMRARLYDFKLLKQHFALGITPFFDFGSVWDSPRDMNFKQWRGAPGVGARIAWNQSTILRLDYGQSREGGQFFFGFGHIF; encoded by the coding sequence ATGAAAAAATTTACACTCATTATCAGCATTGCTTTAATCAGCACTTGTGCATCTGGGCAAAATGTTGATTCTGTTACCACAAAGAAAGAACTTCCATTTTTCATTGACGATTCGAAAAGAATTCCAGAGTTTGAATTGGAAGATAAAAAAGAAGGCACTTTTGTAACCGGTTTGCCACGCTTTGAATTCGACCCTATTCGTGGATTTGGTGTAGGTGGGAATGTCAATCTTTTTATGAACAAAACAAAAGATGACCCATTTTTTGAGTATACTGCCTATCGACATAGAATCAATGCTGAATTTTTTATATTTCAAAATGGCAGAATTCGCTATGCGCTAAACTACGATGCCCCGTACATTTTCAATTCTAAGTGGAGAATAAGAGCAGATGTAGTACGTTGGGAAGACCCTAATGCCCAATACTGGGGCATTGGACGTTCATCTTTAAACCCCTTACGATTTAGAGATAAAAGAACAGGCATAACAAGAACCTTTAAAAAAGTTGCCGATTATGAAGAAAACCTTGCCCTTGCAGAATTAGGAAGCGATGGAAATTATTACACAGACTTCCACTTTAACCACATGCAGCAAAGAGAACAACTGTATAATGTTGCAGGAGAGCGGGTGATGATGGGAGGTAAACTGCGTCTTTTGTTTGGATATGAAGCATTGTTTACTTCATTTACATCTTACAATGGCTTAAAAGCAGAAGAAGCCTACACACTGGACGGAGTTAAAGTAGAGGCCATCAACAACCCAACACTGGTGGATTTACAAAGGGCTGATGGAACTTGGGATAGATTCAATTTATCAGGTTTTACAAACGGTGATAATTATATGTTCACCAGTATGCTTGCAGGCGCTTTAATGTATGACACCAGAGATTTTGAACCCGACCCATCAAAAGGCATATTTTTGGAATATTCACACGAATACACTGCACCTTGGTTAGGTTCTCAATTTGACTTTAATAAACTTATGGTGCAGGGACAATTCATACACACGTTAAAAAGGTGGAACAACAATAAAGGAAGATTGACCTTTGCAGGTTTAGCAGCAATGGGGTATATCTTCGGTAAAAACATCAACTTCATTGAAATGTGGGATTTGTCCAGTCAGGCAGAGGCAGGCGGCATTTTAGTATTAGGTGGTGGTCGTTCTATAAGAGGTTTTAGAGAAGCTCGTTTTGTGGCACCTACAGTTGCCTTGGTCAATTTGGAGATGCGTGCAAGGCTTTATGATTTTAAACTTCTTAAACAACACTTTGCTTTGGGCATAACCCCCTTCTTTGACTTTGGGAGTGTGTGGGACAGTCCCAGAGATATGAATTTCAAACAATGGAGAGGTGCACCCGGTGTTGGCGCACGTATTGCGTGGAATCAATCAACAATACTTAGATTAGATTATGGTCAAAGTAGAGAAGGAGGGCAATTTTTCTTTGGATTTGGGCATATATTCTAA